Genomic DNA from Bemisia tabaci chromosome 2, PGI_BMITA_v3:
GTATAACCACATGGAGATGCAGTTTTGACATTACCTTAATGTTGTCATGGCTCCTACAAGTatatgaaataattttactcattagcaacttcataaaatataaaaatgtgttttcatCTGTGTAATCATAATACTGGagccaaaaataatgaaagaaacatcaaaatttgagtgAGTCTGCTGAAGTGTGCCTGAAGTTGTTAAAAAATTATAGAGCCTCTctatttgcgaaaaaaaaatcacagaaactAAATAATTCATtctctgaaagtttttttttcctttttgctctGTGTGAAAAAACTAatcctttttattatttttttcctctcaggCAAATCGTTGGTCTCGAGCAAATTATCAGTTGTACCTGTGAATATCGGTGCTGGTGACTCTAATGAAGATACAGGAAGTGCGGAGGAAGATGAAAAATCCTTTGGTCCTGTTTTGCTGATACCATTTGAAGTCTTAAGTGAATCAAAGATCGGCCTACTCAGCGAGCAAAAAGTACTTCTGTTGGAGAAAGAAAGAGGCTTGAAAAGTGCTCAAATTAGAGATGAGGCAGCTAAAGAAGAGACCATAGAAAAACGAACCAGATTTTCCCTATCCCACGATGAAGGATCAATCGGAAATACAAGTGATAATCTTGAAGTAGTGTCTGAGGCTGCAAGCAATCACAGTGTTGCCTCTTCACTGGAGCTAGAGCAAGACCAGAATGATAATCTTTCAGATATGATTTCTGCGAATGTCTCTGGCCGAGGAACTCCAAATATATCTGGCCGTGATACACCTTCATCTCAAATAATTGAAGGTGAAGAGGCGCATTCTGTCAGTGGAGCAGGTGGTGGAGGAGCACGTCCTCCAAGTGATTACACTCCAACTTCTGCACCATCAACCGTGAAGCCGAGTCGCTTcgattttgatgataaatttggaaaatttgaaatcaaaacATTGCTTGATGGATCCACCGGTGCTGATGAAACTGTATCCATGATTTCAGACACGTGGAGCACAGATGTGTTGGCCAGTGATAGTGAATTAGTTGAGCAATCATCTGAACGCAACTTTCCCCGAGTTGACTTGGAGTCGCAAAGTCTGTTGAGTGCGCAGTTAATCGAAGCATCTGAAACAGCTTCTGAAGCATGGAGCACTGATGTTGTTGCCTCTGACTCGGAGAGGATGACAGAAGTGGACACTGACGACACATGTAGCGTAGCCAGATCAGATGATACTGCCAGATCAGAAGTGGAAAGTCGTGGAGATCCTGACGAAATGCCATCTTCAGGTGGAAGCAGTTTTCGACCAGTAGCCCCTGAACCTCTTGTGACAAGTAGTAGACTCAGTGTTCCTCAGTCGCCAACTCGCATCGATGTCTCTAGTAACAGAAATACTACTCGCGTTGATTATCGAAGACGCACTTTAGAATTTGTTGATACAACTCGTCATAATCATCCTTATCATTCCAGGCCAAGTTTTGTTGCGGCCaaccaaaatgaaaatgcaaATAAATTGATTCATGTAATCGATAAAATGGAAAAGCTGTGCGACCCAAAATCTGTTCCACTAACAAGCGTCAGTGAGCCTGTGCATACCTCAAGCACTAGTGTGAATTCGACAAGCCCTGTTTTGGCAGGACCTTCGTTAATTCAAGGAGGCTCTGGAGGGCAAGCATCTTCTCTACTGCCCACAAGTCTGTTCAAAGCTCCAAACTGCAGCAGCAACTCCTCAGCAAACCTTCCGCAGGCACAATCAGGAGAAACACAGGCAGTTCCTGCCAGTAGTGGAAATGTTATTTCATTGAAAACAAATCACCAGGCATATCGATCACAAACCTCGTCAAGCCAGGATGTGTCGATAGATGACCCAGAATCTACAGGTGTTTGCGTTAGCACAACAAGTCTGGCATCAACCAGTAGTAGTGGCAGTAGCACTGGTAATCGCCCCAAAATGCATAATGACCTTTGTGCCTCGCGTCCGAGTCCAGTTCCGAACGGTTCTATCTTGACAATGGATGAAAGAACTTCAACCAAAGAAGTCACACCCAAAGCAACTGGCGCTATTCCACGAAGCATCAGTTTTGATAAAACTGCTGAGCGAGGCGATAAGGACCTTGATGATGACAGCAAACACAAAAGAGGAAGTTTCTTCCAGAAATTCCGACTTCCCTTCAAAAATCGGCGTGGGAAAGGTTTCCGTGGAGGAATTGAAGAGACGAGTATCTGtaattttgatggaaatacaACTGCAATCATAGAAGGTGAGAACTTAGTCAGAGTTCGCTTACGAAGAGGTGCCCCAGAGGATATAAAATCAACTCAAAACGACACCTCTGAGGATATTCTGGCTAAATATCGATCCAAGTCAAGCAATTTGCAGGATGCAGCAAGCGAAGGAGCAAGCAGCAAATCTGGTGGAAGCATAAATCGATTCCAGAGTATTGAAAGATCAGGCAGTGAAGACGAAGGAACAAATCCAGACTCAGACCTATCAATCTTTGATGACaccaagaaaaaattacgatttGTATTAAGCTCCGCTGAAATTCAGTATCTTCCTTGGAACAATGAGCATAATATTCCTGTTATTAGAAATGCTTGGAGTTGCAAAGATAATGAGTTGGTAGGCTTTCTCCAGTTGCAATTGGCAGAAGCCCTGAATCTTCAGGACCGATCTCTTATAGCGCATTTACATGAGACTCTTCGCCGATTAAGACTTTTTGATGGAGATGGGTTAGTATTTATAgccttttttagatttttccctctcagaatttttacatttttgtgtgATTCGTAAATCTAGTTTTATAATTTTCACTGCATTAAATTTATCCAAGTGTATATTGTTCGGATGCACCATCGATTCTCTAAGAGCTAAAAATGGGTAAAACTCTCAACTCATCACATAATCCCTTGTGGACAAGAGAACCAAATTTAAAAGATGAAACTTTGGCAACAGATGCAGTGGCAAATGAGATGAGATTTATGATAAACAAACTAGGTATATCAAGGATTGAAATGCTTGAAAGTGaccaaaatgaaattcctttaACTGAATTCTGGACCCACATTCGTGGGCACTTCAAAGAATATTGTCAAATAAatgtgtcaaaattttcatgtatgattattttattttattttttgttccagATGCCGAAAACTTTACAGTGCTTTAAAAGAAGATTATGCTCTCAGAGCTCAATATATTGATTATCTAGTTCATAGTAGACAGTTCCTGCTGTCTTCGTTAGCTTATTTAGAAAGGTAAATGAGATGTGCATATGTTCGCTTTTTTCCTTTTGTGTTCCCAGGAATGAAACTAACATAATCATCGAAAGGACATAATTGAATTCACAACTGAAGCTGATTAACTTGTGCCACAATTTTTTCGTGTCGCGGCTCTCCTGCCACACTTTATAATATACATGAGAGACTAATCGGCAgcatttttggaaaactttCGCGTTTTCTTGGAGTAAaggaaattttgtgaaagttTTATGTATCAAACTTGGTttattattttcgaaaattatcCTAGATCGTCAATAGAATGTGATGAATGAACCTCTGACAGCTTTCTTCAGTTATTCAAGGCTTAGAGCTTATGAATCATACTACACACCTTATATTTATACTTTACtggcttttttcttcttctttttttttataataaattatgaaagttttgaattttgttcCTGTAATGATACTCGTGATTTGATCGTGTTGAAACTATCTTAAGACCTGCAGCCAAAATTATGTACCACATTTCTATTTGTTTACTCTGTACTAAttactcattttttaatttttagactGATGAATCGTGTGAGAACGGACCAAGAGCTATGTTGCAACTACCTTTTATCAGTTTGTGTGCGACTATTTTTAGAGCGGCGAGATGATCTTCTGAGCCGTTTTGTCACAGAATTCCAGCAGCTCACTTTGGCTGATGAAAAGAATGACCTGCTTAACGATTTCCTAGAGAACATTGCTGTCCAGATGGAAGCTGATCCAACATGGCAAGGTAATTAACTTGAATATCTTCCACCAAGGGCTATCCTGCAAAGAATTTAAGTAAAGCGTCCCAagctgtagttttttttttttttttttttttttttttttttaccaattttgaatatttttacacaaaatgaaagcaaaaatgttctaataatttttctctatgtacattatttgtatatttttgcAATCTTGTCAATTGGAGAATGTGATCTGAAAATTCCTATGTACCTGTTTGAAAATGTGTTAGACTGGTCATCTGAATAAATTGTGTGTTGATGAGTGGCGCTCTCTCTCAGAAAAAACTGTCTGAAATAGGACTTGATTCCACGTCACATGACAGGGAGCGCATTTTTGTTGTGATCAGTCTAGCCAACTAGGACAGAACTCAAATTGTTTGAGTTTGTTAATATTTGGCTGTCTCCAGAAATTTTTGTCGTTCAAGTGATCAACTGGGTGGTTTCTCTGTGCGTGGATCAGTGCATTATCCTCTCATTGGTGGGGCCAAAAGTAAatcctgaaactttcaagattATGATGAGCCCTGTTTCGATGAATCGGGAACATATCTGAAATGTTAACTTAACCAATCAGTAATGAAAATTAGAGTGAGGAGGAGAGATTATTTCAGATCCTATCCAGTAAGGTTATCACTCCTTTCTTCAGAGtaaactctgaaaatttgggaacaaACAGGAAGAAGAGGAGTACCTAATAAATGagttgttctttttttcagaataaaaatGATTCTTTATGTGTTCtgtattcttttttcttttctttttgtaataGTTGCCAGCGAATCTCAAATTTCTGCTGCTAAAATCGTGGTTGAAAGGGCAGTTATCAGCAGAGTTTACAGTCATGCGATGTATCCTAACGGTGATGGAGACATTTTCAGAGACCagtaagttgtttttttttaaatgctgtgATTTTCTCATGATTCACTACGTTCCTCAAGCAGGTAGTTGATGCATTAATCTAATTACAAAGTACCGCAGTTATGAGTATATTGTAAAGTTAATTACTGCAAGGAAcgaatttcattcatttttcaaacaaatataCAGCAGTCCATAGGAAAAGGGACTTCAACTCATCCagacgaatttttcagaataatttttttttcaagttgggTTGAAAAGCAGACTTTAGGTTCTTGATCGAAATTGTTTTCCACCATCTGAAAGAATTAGTCTTGATTGGTTTAATCCATCTTTATGTCAAGTAAAGGTATGAAGTTGCATATTAACCTAAAAGCTTCGAGCCCTCAAAGCTACTGATCATACTTTTAACACATTCACTCACTGCCAGCTTGCCATGGTAATCATTTTTTTTGCCGGTCGTGCTTAACCAAACTGGTCATTGGTGAAATCATTATTTAGCAACACCGTTTTATCACTGTATGATGAGTTGAATAAATAGCCGAGGTGTTAGGTATTCTCTTTTATTCTATtctataaatttgaagctgtagCTTTTCGGTTTTCGGCCATCTTCAGAGCGTCATGTTTAACATCGGTAAACTATAAACCATAATAATATGGAAAAAAAGGTCATGGTGACTGGCGCTTTTTCATCATTCGGCTGTGTATTAGAGGCTTTGTGTGCTGCAGGCCCTCCTAAGAACTAATTGTAATGTACTGTTTGAGTACGAAATTGgtaggaaatccagtgttgtaACAATTGACGTAAACCATTATTTGAAGCTTCATGTTTTTCTGTCCTGATAAGAACAACTGCACTAATTCATATTGGCAGTAAATGTGCTATAATCAGCTTTTCTATTAAACTAAGATTCTTTCAAgctaaaaagaagaaagagtcTAGAGAAAATTAGAAGTCTGATCTCAattgattttgtaaatttatttgTGCTAAAAGATTAGTTAAACCATTATCTCgattattttgacattttttttttggatctgAGGCCCCTTTTTCAATGGGTGGTTTTCTAGCCAAATTTTCTGGAGGTAAAAGTCAAGGCTTTTCCTCTAACAAGGAAATTCTTAAATCGTGCTGAGTCAACTGAAATCCAAATCAGTTGCTAAAATTCATGATTATCCAAAGGGAAACAAAAGATTGAAATCTATGATGCTTGGTGCAT
This window encodes:
- the Gapvd1 gene encoding GTPase-activating protein and VPS9 domain-containing protein 1; amino-acid sequence: MEKDTFLWDVLELACELRKERLFVLSEQNNLRNLNEKVIVSSARLTQLLWVAAQQRLNLHQLILSRPDISPPACCQRATQLDQAEFIEAYKVLGYQESQQLGQLLEVLRSSPELLGWALFVGDQIAAEKLTAVVNSVICGIYGSCLLPQDKLLVLRLLKHLTVLQIVPNENPSRLIRNSTCAFSRVYSTFLECLFPAKLFLTAALRQPIMELLMEEERFLDYDLSVIPARFSKEERLRRFGPETSADFSSKLQEYRSQIIATLSEITKRFITNIRDNLYIFPPDICWLVRQMFAFLSSSGKFSEKCVFAICVDVIFTHFICPAIVNPEPYGITDTPISSVARYNLIQVAQILQVLALRNYEEVDPKVEDLYSQFEKNSVSSILNDMLEGARDNLSEEPTIDTNKLPGFSRTDVLFTEQELFNFIQFLQTISTQEGRDEELRKELSNLLSQLPTLVPTQRVRPQSVPVKRNGILSKGKSLVSSKLSVVPVNIGAGDSNEDTGSAEEDEKSFGPVLLIPFEVLSESKIGLLSEQKVLLLEKERGLKSAQIRDEAAKEETIEKRTRFSLSHDEGSIGNTSDNLEVVSEAASNHSVASSLELEQDQNDNLSDMISANVSGRGTPNISGRDTPSSQIIEGEEAHSVSGAGGGGARPPSDYTPTSAPSTVKPSRFDFDDKFGKFEIKTLLDGSTGADETVSMISDTWSTDVLASDSELVEQSSERNFPRVDLESQSLLSAQLIEASETASEAWSTDVVASDSERMTEVDTDDTCSVARSDDTARSEVESRGDPDEMPSSGGSSFRPVAPEPLVTSSRLSVPQSPTRIDVSSNRNTTRVDYRRRTLEFVDTTRHNHPYHSRPSFVAANQNENANKLIHVIDKMEKLCDPKSVPLTSVSEPVHTSSTSVNSTSPVLAGPSLIQGGSGGQASSLLPTSLFKAPNCSSNSSANLPQAQSGETQAVPASSGNVISLKTNHQAYRSQTSSSQDVSIDDPESTGVCVSTTSLASTSSSGSSTGNRPKMHNDLCASRPSPVPNGSILTMDERTSTKEVTPKATGAIPRSISFDKTAERGDKDLDDDSKHKRGSFFQKFRLPFKNRRGKGFRGGIEETSICNFDGNTTAIIEGENLVRVRLRRGAPEDIKSTQNDTSEDILAKYRSKSSNLQDAASEGASSKSGGSINRFQSIERSGSEDEGTNPDSDLSIFDDTKKKLRFVLSSAEIQYLPWNNEHNIPVIRNAWSCKDNELVGFLQLQLAEALNLQDRSLIAHLHETLRRLRLFDGDGCRKLYSALKEDYALRAQYIDYLVHSRQFLLSSLAYLERLMNRVRTDQELCCNYLLSVCVRLFLERRDDLLSRFVTEFQQLTLADEKNDLLNDFLENIAVQMEADPTWQVASESQISAAKIVVERAVISRVYSHAMYPNGDGDIFRDQVLHEHIKKLAKVITPSHKDLRIPKIFHTECPWPSAQAELSAISAYKTPKDKLQCVFRTATTIMNLLSLSCESGAPAADDTIPVLVFVLIKTNPPSLLSTVQYVNSFYGNRLEGEEQYWWVQFCSAVEFIKTMDYSD